A window of Apium graveolens cultivar Ventura chromosome 8, ASM990537v1, whole genome shotgun sequence contains these coding sequences:
- the LOC141677495 gene encoding putative E3 ubiquitin-protein ligase XBAT35: MGQQQSKDELVFQQVNYGNSEGIIALRNDGAGLEWIDKEGKTPLISACMNPELINVAKTLIELGANVNAYRPGRHAGTPLHHAAKRGLEQTVKLLLSHGANALMMNDDCLSPLGVAREKGYANVVRTIEGHICLFSGWLREFYGPGFLGLLAPQLLSRKVWVVILPCGSRNFTRPLKLELAIYVSPQDAQPRTTVALWKANLEEPKYNQADSSVVISDSSNKKSLLKLGPVDESDKEQLKRFCNACKGIPQVMHTFHPQAPVVPVTAPPIKEDTELAMAINASLQSAMQESRIISSQLGSGGNASTSYTPTDTNSSMALSAPASHKGSCSGKLVQEVISSGNPDSHIDTQSGVLSVVPATLEGLNPTPSPSAPPIADAEFDAGPIHYPSIDPSPVDLFSPAIETLPTAAVGKKQNDEASSSCVICLDSPVEGACIPCGHMAGCMSCLNDIKGKKWGCPVCRAKIDQVIRLYAV; encoded by the exons ATGGGGCAGCAACAATCTAAAGACGAATTGGTATTTCAACAAGTCAATTACGGCAATTCTGAAGGTATCATAGCTCTTCGCAACGATGGCGCTGGCCTCGAG TGGATTGATAAAGAAGGGAAGACTCCGCTTATTTCAGCTTGTATGAACCCGGAGCTTATAAATGTTGCCAAGACTTTGATAGAATTGGGTGCCAATGTTAATGCTTATCGTCCCG GTCGGCATGCTGGGACTCCACTGCATCATGCTGCAAAAAGAGGTCTTGAACAGACTGTTAAGCTGCTTCTTTCACATGGAG CCAATGCTTTAATGATGAATGATGATTGCCTATCTCCACTTGGTGTTGCAAGAGAAAAAGGGTATGCTAACGTTGTCCGCACAATCGAG GGCCATATCTGTTTATTCTCGGGTTGGTTGCGAGAATTTTATGGGCCAGGCTTTCTTGGACTACTTGCTCCTCAACTGCTTTCGAGAAAAGT TTGGGTTGTGATTTTGCCATGCGGATCACGTAACTTTACAAGGCCTTTAAAGTTGGAACTTGCAATTTATGTTAGTCCACAG GATGCACAGCCTCGAACTACTGTAGCATTATGGAAGGCCAATTTGGAGGAACCAAAATATAACCAGGCTGATTCTTCTGTGGTCATTTCTGATTCATCCAACAAAA AGTCACTACTTAAACTTGGTCCTGTTGATGAGAGTGACAAAGAACAGTTGAAGCGGTTTTGTAATGCTTGTAAAGGAATTCCTCAG GTTATGCACACATTTCATCCACAAGCACCGGTTGTCCCGGTAACTGCTCCACCAATAAAAGAAGATACAGAATTAGCTATGGCGATCAATGCTTCCCTTCAGTCAGCTATGCAGGAGTCTCGGATTATTAGTAGCCAACTTGGTTCTGGGGGAAATGCATCCACTAGTTATACTCCTACAGATACTAACAGCTCTATGGCTCTTAGTGCGCCTGCATCTCACAAAGGATCCTGCAGTGGGAAATTAGTACAGGAAGTTATTTCAAGTGGAAATCCTGATAGCCATATTGACACCCAGAGTGGAGTCCTCTCTGTTGTTCCAGCAACATTGGAGGGCCTTAATCCAACACCATCCCCGTCAGCTCCACCTATTGCAGATGCAGAATTTGATGCTGGTCCAATTCATTATCCATCAATTGATCCCTCACCTGTTGACTTATTCTCTCCAGCTATTGAGACTTTACCTACTGCAGCAGTTGGAAAAAAACAAAACGACGAAGCTTCTTCATCGTGTGTAATATGTTTAGATTCTCCAGTTGAGGGAGCTTGTATCCCATGTGGCCACATGGCTGGATGCATGTCATGTCTAAATGATATCAAAGGCAAGAAATGGGGTTGTCCTGTTTGTCGCGCCAAAATTGATCAGGTGATACGGTTATATGCTGTTTGA